Within Deinococcus budaensis, the genomic segment GTGGCCGCGTACATCCGCAGCCTGAGACTCCCGGAGGAAGCGAACTACTGGCGTGACGTGCCGGTGATCGGCGCGGCCGCAGGTTCTCAGGCGGGCACCCAAGGAGGCACCCAGTGACGGTTCAGCACGCCCCGCAGCCCACTGCCGCCGCTCGCCGGGGCGTGTGGGAGGTCATCAAGGACTACATGATGACCACCGATCACAAAAAGATCGGTCTCCTGTACATCGCCACCTCCATCGTGGCCTTTGCGGTCGCGGGCCTGATGGCCGTCGCCATCCGGCTGCAACTCGCGCTGCCCGACCAGAGCCTGCTGGTGGGCAACACCTACAACGAGATCCTGACGGCCCACGCGGCGATCATGATTTTTTTCTTCCTGATTCCGATCGGGCTGTTCGGCTTCGGGAACTTCTTCCTGCCCTTGCAACTCGGCGTGCGTGACGTGGCCCTGCCGCGCGTGAACACCTTCGCCGTGTGGCTCTTTATCTTCAGCCTGGTTTTGATCCTGACGGGGCTGTGGAACGGCGGTCTGCCGGGCGTGGGCTGGACCTTCTACTACCCGCTGTCGGTGGACGGCAACCAGAGCGGCGTGAGCGTCTTTATGGTCGCCGTGATTCTCAACGGCATCGGGTCGCTGCTGGGCAGCGCCAACTTCGCCGCGACCATCGTGAACATGCGCGCGCCCGGCATGAGCCTGTGGAAGATGCCGATCTTTTGCTGGAGCATCTTCGCGACCAGCCTGCTTCAACTGGTCAGCCTGGGCGGCCTGACCGCCGCCGCGCTGGTGACCTACCTGGAAATCAAGCTGGGGCTGAGCATGTTCAACCCCGGCATCGGCGGCACCCCGATCCTCTTTACCCAGTTTTTCTGGTTCTACTCGCACCCGGCCGTGTACGTGATGCTGCTGCCGTACCTGGGCATCGCCGCCGAGGTGGCGTCCACCATGGCCCGCAAGCCGCTGTTCGGCTACCGGGTGATGGTCTACTCGCTGCTGGGCATCGTGATCGTCTCGCTGCTGGTGTGGGTCCACCACATCTTCGCGGTCGGCCTGCCCGAAGCCTGGCAGATCGCCTTTGCGGTCGCCACCCTCATCGTGGCCGTGCCCACGGGCGTGAAGATCTTCAACCTGATCGGGACGCTGTGGGGCGGGCGCATCATCATGAAGACGCCGACCTACTGGCTGGTGGGCTTCATCTTCAACTTCCTGATCGGCGGCATCACCGGCGTCTCGCTGGGCATGATTCCCTTCGACTACCAGGTCACCAACTCGTACTACGTGGTGGCGCACTTCCACAACGTGATGATGTTCGGCACCGCCTTCCTGGCGATGGCGGGCCTGTACTACTGGTGGCCCAAGATGACCGGGCGTTTCCTCGACGAGAAGCTGGGCACCTGGCACTTCTGGCTCTTTATGGTCGGCTCGTGGCTGACCTTCCTGCCGCAGTACATCCTGGGTCTGCTAGGCATGCCCCGGCGCTACTACACCTACCCGGCGGGGAACTTCGCCTGGACCGAGCTGAACTTCATCTCGACCCTGGGTGCCCTGACCCTGCTGGCGGGCGGCATCGTGTGGGTCTGGAACATGTACAAGACCCACCAGCGCCCCGCCACGGCGTCTCCCAACCCCTGGGGCGGCTTCACGCTGGAGTGGACGGCGGCTTCTCCGCCCGCCGCCTACAACTTCGCGCACGAGTTCCCGACCACCTTTCCCACCGAGCGGCCGCTGTACGACTGGGAAAAGAGCGGCGAGCGGCTGATCCCGGTCGATCCCAAGACCATCCACCTGCCGCAGGACACCATCTGGCCGTTCATGACGGCGGTCTCGCTGCTGCTGATGGGCTACGGGCTGTCGTTCGGCTGGTTCACCAACTACTCGCCCACGGCCGGGCTGCGCGCCTTCAGCGAGGCCGGGCTGAACTTCCAGATCGCCACCGTGATCCTGTACGCCAGCATTCCCTTCTTCCTGTACTCGCTGTTCAAGTGGGCGGGCACCCGGGAATACGCCGTGCCGGTCGAGCACCACCACCTCACCAAGTACGACAACGGCTTCATGGGCATGAGCTGGTTCATCCTGTCGGAAATCAGCCTCTTCGGCGTGCTGATCGCCGGCTACGTGTACCTGCGCATCATCGGCGCCGCCGAGCCGCCCGCGCTGCGCCCCAACATCTGGCTGGCCGCGCTGAACACCCTGATTCTGGTCTCCTCGTCCTTCGTGATTCACAAGGCCGAGCAGGACCACCACCACGGGCGCTACACCTGGTTCCGCCTCGGCCTCT encodes:
- a CDS encoding cbb3-type cytochrome c oxidase subunit I — encoded protein: MTVQHAPQPTAAARRGVWEVIKDYMMTTDHKKIGLLYIATSIVAFAVAGLMAVAIRLQLALPDQSLLVGNTYNEILTAHAAIMIFFFLIPIGLFGFGNFFLPLQLGVRDVALPRVNTFAVWLFIFSLVLILTGLWNGGLPGVGWTFYYPLSVDGNQSGVSVFMVAVILNGIGSLLGSANFAATIVNMRAPGMSLWKMPIFCWSIFATSLLQLVSLGGLTAAALVTYLEIKLGLSMFNPGIGGTPILFTQFFWFYSHPAVYVMLLPYLGIAAEVASTMARKPLFGYRVMVYSLLGIVIVSLLVWVHHIFAVGLPEAWQIAFAVATLIVAVPTGVKIFNLIGTLWGGRIIMKTPTYWLVGFIFNFLIGGITGVSLGMIPFDYQVTNSYYVVAHFHNVMMFGTAFLAMAGLYYWWPKMTGRFLDEKLGTWHFWLFMVGSWLTFLPQYILGLLGMPRRYYTYPAGNFAWTELNFISTLGALTLLAGGIVWVWNMYKTHQRPATASPNPWGGFTLEWTAASPPAAYNFAHEFPTTFPTERPLYDWEKSGERLIPVDPKTIHLPQDTIWPFMTAVSLLLMGYGLSFGWFTNYSPTAGLRAFSEAGLNFQIATVILYASIPFFLYSLFKWAGTREYAVPVEHHHLTKYDNGFMGMSWFILSEISLFGVLIAGYVYLRIIGAAEPPALRPNIWLAALNTLILVSSSFVIHKAEQDHHHGRYTWFRLGLFITLILGAVFMLFQVYEFALFGFESDWRQNLWQSCFFIIVGLHGLHILIGGTGIALPYYQALTGKMDKYNHGSLTAASLYWHLVDVVWLLILAIFYAW